tgcagccaggaacAGAGTGTGGGAGCAGGAATGCATGTAGGCAACCTGATGTGAGTCCTggacccacagcagcagggagcagcactgtgaccggcggtgctgcacccacagcccagccagggccctgtcacaccctgtgccagctgctcacCATGAGCAGTTCCACACCCAcagcccaccctgtgccagctgctcacCACGAGGGCGCGGATGCGGATGCTGTCCCTCTCGCTGTGCTTGTAGATCTCCTTGAGCAGGTTGACGCCGTTGGCCGTGATGAAGGAGGCGCGCTTGGCCTTGTCGGCCGCGTGGATCAGCGCCTCCACGGCCACCAGCTGGTGAGCCTCGCACACAGAGGCGCAGAGGGACAGCACGCTGTCCATGATgccctccagctccagcaccctGTTCCCTGCATCTGAGGGACCCTGCAGCAGGCACGACACTGTCTGAATGGCCCGCAGCTTTCCTGGCAGCTCGTGCCCCTCGAACCAGCTCCTTCAGGGAAAGACCACCAGAAAGGGTCAGCATGATCCACCTGCTTCTCCCTGCCCCACCTGCTGAACCTTCCCCACAGCAGGTCCCCAGCCAGCATTAGCACTGAGGGTGACAggtgctgccaggctgcaggtgacAAAAGCCCCATCACTCCCAGGACACCCTGGCTCACCTCACATAGTCCTCACACAGACGGTGGAAGTTTTCCCTCTCGGCATCACACTTCAGGTCCTCATAGAGTTTGCTCAGCAGAACAGAGGTGCTCATGCGGCTGTTCTCTGTCACGGGCAGGCTGCCCGAGCTGCCGCACACGGTGCTGCCCACCTCCAGGATTTTCTTCAGGCCTGGGAAAGGTCAGACAGCCCAGTGAGGGGCACGGTGGCACGTGCAGACCCGGGGCAGAGGAGCACAATGCCCCAGCAGGACACTGCTAGCCATTCCACTAACCCTGATCAATCACCCAGAGGCTCAGGCTGTTGTTGGTCTCCTTTGGTGACCTCCTGGGCACCACTTTGATGAGCAGGTTGAGGGCGTTGTCACGGCCATGCGCTGAGGCCCCTTCCAGCACTAGCAGCTCCAGGAGGTGCTTGATCAGCAATTTCAGGTCCTTGGAGGAATCTTCCAAAAaagacagagcccagcagtcAGCACCCTGGGCATGGCCTCACCCCCCCATGGTACAGCTGGCAGAGATGCTGCCATGACCAGGGGCTTCTGCCTCCTGTTAACCTTGGATCAGAGCCTGGCTTTGCCGCagggagcagtgacagggcaGCAGCAAATAGCCCCACGGCACCTCTTGCACCTACCTGGGGCTGTCCCCGTGCAAgagccagccagggcagcccacaCTCACCCAGCACCACTGCATCCTCCTTCCCACGGAAGTCCTTCTGCAGCCCCTCCTTCAGGGAGTCAAACACGACGTGCAGCAGGTTGCAGGCAGCCAGGGACACCTGCTCGTGCTCCACGCCCAGCACCGCCGCGAGACGGGGAGCCCCCAGTTCCGCCAGGATGGCCGTGGTCTGCAGGTACAAGCACACCTGTCCTCCGGAGCCCTTGGGGAAGCcttgctgctccccagccccttATCAGGATGGTTTCCTCTCACAAGTTCAGGCCTGGCAGGTAACAGCTCGGAgctcccctgtgtccctctgcagcctccccagcacGGCTttccctgggcccagccctggggtgtgGTGGCACCTACACGAGAGCGGTGGCCggagcacagccccaccagcGTGCGCAGGGCTGCCAGCATCAGGTCAGCCTTGGCCGTGTCCAGCAGCTGCATCAGCAGCCGCACACCGTCACTCTGGAAGATcttctctgctccagcctcttcCCGTGCCAGCACGATCAGGTTCTGTGcagcctggggaaggagagTTCTGTCTGGGTCACAGCAGCACACTGCACAAGGAACTGCtagcagctgcagccacccacTCTCCGCCCCTGTCTTGGGGAGCATTCTGTGGGCAGCaagcccagcctgcccaggcAGCACCACTTAGCCACCACTGGCCAGGAGCAACAatcctcccctcctctcctcccagccacagcactgcaccCCACTCCCTGAGCTCAGACTTTCTGCTTCTTCTCCGCATCCTTTTCTTCAAGATCCAGCAAGATCTGGAACATCTGCTCTACTTTTGAGTCCGTGCAGGCCATGGCCTTCATCTGCAACAGAACAGAAAGAGCGGCTCAGTGCTCCCCGCCTTCTCccgccaggcacagccccacagccccagcggGCCGGCAGCCCCAGTGCGCCCCGCTCACCTTCTCGTGcatgctgctgcccagggcacgCAGGGCCTCCTGGAAGGCCTTGTTGCGGGGCTCCAGGCTGAGGCAGCGCTGCAGGTCGCTGACGGCCTGGTCCATGcggcccagctgctgcagcgcCTGGCTGCGGCGGAACAGCGCCTTCACGTCCCGCCCGTCCGCGGCGATGGCTGCGCACAGCGGTCACTCACCGGGCCCTGCGCCCGCCCGGCGCCCCACGGGCGGCCTGcaggctgctccccagccccaccGACTGTACCTTGGGTGGCATCGGCCTCTGCCTTGGCGTAATCCTCCTGTGCAcagacagcagagaaaaatgcCTGAGCACTGCTGGCACAAGCCGCACGCAGCCCACGCTCCTAACTTTGGGGactggggacaggatgggaacGGCGGCACTGGAGACAGGGAGCCAGCACAGTGGGACACCCTGTCTTTCCCAGAATACGACCCTCAGAGAGTGTCCAAGGAGCGCTACATCCCCCCGTGCTTTTCAGGCACTTCTGGTCTAATCAAGCCCCTAAAGTTCCTCGTGTCCACCCCCTGCCCCAGACAAAGATTCCCTGCCAGAGATCAGAGAGACTGTGACTGCTTgggaacagccccagccagccgGGCAGGTTCGTGCAGGCCGCGGGGACGCACCCGCCCAGCGCTCACCAGCTTCAGGTAACACGCGGCCCGGTTGCGGTGCAGCACGGCGCGCTCCGACGGGGCCTCGCTCAGGCTCAGAGCCTCCGTGTAGGCAGCGAGGGCGGCTGCGTGATCCCCCGCCTGGAACAGCGCGTTACCCCGCGCCCGAAGCTGCTCCGCCGTCACCTGCCGAGGGGCACcggctgggacacagccctgggccccGCACGGACGCGGGACAGGGAGCCCGGGACACGGAGACCCGGGACAGGGAGCCCCGGGACAGGGAGCCCCGGACAGGGAGCCCGGGACAGGGAGCCCGGGACAGGGAGCCCCGGGACAGGGAGCCCCGGGACAGGGAGCCCGGGACAGGGAGCCCCGGGAGAGGGAGCCCAGGACAGTGAGCCCCGGACAGGGAGCTCGGGAGAGGGATTCCCGGCACAGCGATCCAGAGACCCCCGGGACAGTGACCCCCCTGGGACAGTGAACCCGCCGGGACAGGGACCCCAGGTATAGGGATGCAGGGACTCCCGGGACAGTGACCCCCCGGGACAGGGACCCCCGggacagggatgcagggacTCCCGGGACAGGAACCCCCCGGGACAGGGACCCGCCGGCCGGTCCCACCCGGCCCCGCTCACCGGCTCCTCCATCGCGCCGCACCCGTGACGTCACCGCGAATCGCCCGGGGAACCCTGACGCCACCGCCCTCGTCACGTGACGGGGCGCGCCCGGAGGCGGGCGGGGCCGACGCTGCAGCGCCGCCTCGCGGCCCGGCGGTGCCAGCACCGACCGGCGGCGGCCCCGTGTGTGTCCCCGCGTCCCCCGCACCCTCCCGCCGCCCCGCTCTGAGCCCCAGAGAGCGAGTGTCCCCCGTACGGAACCCCGGAGAGAGAGTGTACCCCGTACAGCCCCGTACTGAGCCCCGGAAAGCGAGTGTCCCCCGTACAGCCCCTTGTTAACCCTGCCGTTCGAGTGTCCCCCCCGCCCTACCCCCCGTGCGGCACCCTGAGGTGCGCGTGTTCCCCCCATGCACCCCCCGGGATGTGAGTGACCCCCCTCCCCTCCCGTCCCGCGGCCCCCCCGGGTGCCAGCCCCCCCTGTGTACCCCCCTTGCCGTGCCGCGCCCgccctcagcagccctggccgGGCCGGGTCACTCTGGGGGCGCCGTGCGGAGCCCGGGTGCGGGCCGGCTGCCCCCGCGGGGCCCCACGGGGCACGCAGCAGCCGCGGGGCAGCAGGCGGCGGAGGCGGCACCGGCGGCTCCGGTAGAAGTGGCAGAGGTCGATGGCCATCAGCACGAGGACGAGGAGCCCATAGAGCCCCACGAAAGGCAGGGCCAGCGGGTTCCTGCGGGGTGGGGCGCTTCAGGGGGCAGCCGTGACCCTGCCGTGGTACCGGGGAGGGCCAGGCGGGCCCCTGTGGGCTCCGAGGGAcgccacagcccctgccccagcagccaggagaagCCGCCGGGAGTGTCCCGAGGGGCCGCATCCTCAGGAGGGCAGCTCGCTGCTCACCGCAGCAGACCGGGGCTAGCCAGGCTCGAGAGGTTCACTCCAGTGAGGGCTTCCAGGgccagctgagagcagcaggactTGAGA
The Melospiza georgiana isolate bMelGeo1 chromosome 13, bMelGeo1.pri, whole genome shotgun sequence genome window above contains:
- the UNC45A gene encoding protein unc-45 homolog A, whose amino-acid sequence is MEEPVTAEQLRARGNALFQAGDHAAALAAYTEALSLSEAPSERAVLHRNRAACYLKLEDYAKAEADATQAIAADGRDVKALFRRSQALQQLGRMDQAVSDLQRCLSLEPRNKAFQEALRALGSSMHEKMKAMACTDSKVEQMFQILLDLEEKDAEKKQKAAQNLIVLAREEAGAEKIFQSDGVRLLMQLLDTAKADLMLAALRTLVGLCSGHRSRTTAILAELGAPRLAAVLGVEHEQVSLAACNLLHVVFDSLKEGLQKDFRGKEDAVVLDSSKDLKLLIKHLLELLVLEGASAHGRDNALNLLIKVVPRRSPKETNNSLSLWVIDQGLKKILEVGSTVCGSSGSLPVTENSRMSTSVLLSKLYEDLKCDAERENFHRLCEDYVRSWFEGHELPGKLRAIQTVSCLLQGPSDAGNRVLELEGIMDSVLSLCASVCEAHQLVAVEALIHAADKAKRASFITANGVNLLKEIYKHSERDSIRIRALVGLCKLGSAGGTDFSMKQFAEGSTMKLAKQCRKWLCNEAIDAGTRRWAVEGLAYLTFDADVKEEFVEDKAAMQAMFQLAKSEDRSVLYAVASTLVNCTNSYDHEEPDPQMLELAKYAKQHIPEQHPKDKPEFVKRRVRKLLTAGVVSALACMVKSENPALTSSCRELISRVFLALVEEAEDRGGVVAQGGGKALIPLSLEGTEVGQTKAAQALAKITITSNPEMAFPGERIYEVVRPLVSLLHLQRTGLENFEGLMALTNLAGISERLRQKILKERAVPMIEGYMFEEHELIRLAATECMCNMAMSKEVQEMFLAEGSDRLKLMVLYSGEEDEKLRRAASGTLAMLTTLHPPICKRIPQVTVHWLEILQALLLSPSAELQHRGAVVVMNMMAAAREVAEQLIASEMLEILSVLAKDKDKPRVAQAAQESLAHAVAYGLIKPNPGLA
- the LOC131088798 gene encoding protein shisa-like-1; translation: MLDGHLLQLLLTAALLPSIPGTVLVQNLHLCEGYVGPDGRSHPGFYCPRLTDPPGHRYCCQPRLDALKSCCSQLALEALTGVNLSSLASPGLLRNPLALPFVGLYGLLVLVLMAIDLCHFYRSRRCRLRRLLPRGCCVPRGAPRGQPARTRAPHGAPRVTRPGQGC